The genomic window AGAGACTCTTATCTTACCAATGCTAACTTAACCGGCACGAATTTAGCTAACGCTTATGTCCAAGGAGCTAAAGGCATTTCTCAAACGGCAGGAACCCCCGAACTTTTCTATGGATGGGGTTTAATTGAAACGAAAGAGGGGAATTATCAAGAAGCGATCGCCCATCATAACAAAGCCTTAATTTTAGACTCAGAATTTGCTCCTGCTTATTTAGCCAGAGGTTACGCCTTATTACGGTTAGGAAATGAAAATGGAGCAGTGCTTAATGCAAAAATGGCCTCACAACTCTACGAAAAACAGGAAAATACCCAAGGAAAAGAATTGGCTGAGAGTTTTGTCGAAAATATTGAAGCCATGCAAGAAGCGAGACGAAAAGGAGGGGGAACCCCTGGGTTAGACAACATTGTTCGGGGGGTGGCTTCTTTGGCGTTACGATTTTTGCTCCAAGGTGGATTTTAACAGTGAACAGTGACCGATCAATTCAAGGACAACTGATAACAGGTAACCAAAAATGCCCGAAAAACGTATATGCTAGAAAAAAAGTAACTTTACGAAACGTTACATAAGGTAATTTGTAATCATTAATCATGCAATGTGTTATTAATCGTCGCGCCCAATTTAGTGCCAGTCATCGTTATTGGATACCTGAATGGGACGAAGCTAAAAATAAGCAAGTCTTTGGTGCCTGTAGCCATTTTCCAGGTCATGGTCATAATTATGTCCTCTTTGTCTCTCTCTGGGGCGAAATCGACCAATATGGCATGGTAGAGAACCTATCTACTGTCAAACAGGTAATTAAAGGGGAAGTGACCTCCCAACTCGACTATGCTTACCTCAATGATGTCTGGGAAGAGTTTCAAACCACCTTACCCACCACCGAAAACCTGGCCAGAGTCATCTGGCAACGGTTGGCTGACCATTTACCCATCGTCAAAATACAACTATTTGAACACCCCCAACTCTGGGCCGAATATCAAGGAAATGCTATGAAAGCGACGTTAACCATTCAAACCCATTTTAGTGCAGCCCATCGTCTTGCCCTTCCTCACCTCAGTTTAGAAGAAAATACCGAAATTTATGGTAAATGCGCCCGTACCCACGGCCACGGTCATAATTATCACTTAGAGGTGTCCGTTAGCGGAGAAATTGACCCCCGTACCGGAATGATCGTTGATTTAGGGAAACTGCAAACCATTGTGGAGGATTATGTGGTCGAACCCTTTGATCATAATTTTTTGAACAAAGATATTCCCTACTTTGCTGAAGTTGTCCCCACTGCCGAAAATATTGCTCTCTATATTGCCCAACTTCTAGAAAAACCCATCAAGGACTTAGGAGTGCAACTGGAAAAAGTTAAATTAATCGAAAGTCCGAATAATTCCTGTGAAATCTATTGTGGTGCTTCTGCTGAGTCCTTCAAGACCCCATCTCAACAAGCCCCTCAATTAGTGACACTTCATTAACTAATGTAACATTATTGCCTTGAGTGTGACTTAGAGACTCAGACTAGCCCTAGGGTGTTTCCTGGGGCTTTAAACTGAAAGAGGATACCTTTTATTTTATTGGTGTCTAATAACATTAGCAACAATTAGACAGTCTGTTATATAGTTTGATTGTCTGGTTGCGTTTCAAACATCCAATTCTGAGATTTTTAGAAGGATCAAGCCAATATGGAATCTAAAGTTCAAGAACAAACCACCCCCAAAGATTTAAGTTCAGAAGCCCCCGGAACCCTTACTAAATCTTCTAGTATGGGTGATCAACCCTGGCAAGAATGGGTCGCCCCTGTAGTGGATATTCTCGCAAAAGTTCCCGAATATGTCGGAGAATTTTTTAGTGAGTATAAACAACCCCTAACCACTGTAGGACTGTTACTGTTAGCCATAATTAGCGTCAAAATCATTGTCGCTGTCTTAGGGGCGATCGATGATATCCCCTTATTAGCCCCCCTCTTAGAAATGGTCGGGTTAGGTTATACTGCTTGGTTTGTTTGGCGTTATCTCTGGAAAGCATCGAACCGCAAAGAGTTATTAGCTGAGTTTGATGCGATCAAAAATCAAATGTTTGGTGATAACGCCTAAATTTAATAGCATTTATACCGTTTTTTCAATCCCTCCGAACTTTAATGATCGGAGGATTTTTTGTTGTTTTAAATCTAACCGAGAAAAAGTAAGCGCACCCAGGGAGAATTAGATATAATACGGTCGGGTTGTTCAATAGACTTAGAGATACACTAAAAAAATATGATCAATCCACTTAGTGTTGAGGAGGAAAAAAATGATGAAAAAATCCCTCGGTTTATGCTCATTAATCGTTATGGGTGCTGGGTTGGGAGAGTTAGCTTTATCTCCTGAAAGGGCGCAAGCATCAGAACTTTGTAATTATCGCAATGAAATTATACGGGTGTCTGGTGCTTATATCAATGGAGATGATACCTGGGTGACTCAGGGATGGTGGTTAGTAGAACCTGGGGAATGTATGGTTTATCCTGATAATTGGTATACTTATGTTCAAGTTGACCGCCACCAAACTGTTGAACGGACTTATTTATTAGAGTTAGAAGACGAAGAGATACAAACGGTTGAATTATGCGTTCTTCAAGATAGATATACGTTCTATAATGGAGAAACATTTGAGGTTTGTGACAAACATCATTATGGTTTTACCGATAATTCCATGCAAACATTTTATTTAATTGGTGCGAGAAGAGAACTCATTGAATATACTCAATGACAAGGATATTCCATTTTTGTAGAAACATTTTTCTCTGTTATGGAGAACAGGAGTAGGGAATGGATAGGTAAGGGTTAGAAACATAGAATAACTTGTTATCAGAAGTTTCTCTAACTATTCCCTAGTTCCCAACCATATTAGCTAATATGAAATGCTGGAGAAAGTGTGAGCTATAAGTATAATTAATTCGCAACAGTTATGACACCACAAGACACTGAATATGGCTTCAGTTTATTCACAATCAATCAATTTTTACATTAATACTCATTATCCGATTTAGAAAACTGAGCAGTGTGTGTGAGAAATAAATAAAGTTTATTTATAAGTTAAAAGACAATCTTAAGCTCAAGTCAATCCTCAATGGATGAAGGTAGTAAAAAAACACTAAAATTCAGCAAAAGGAATCAATCCTCCACTACTTTTAGGATCACCTCGATTGCTATTTTCCCAGTCTTCATTCTCTTTCTCAACATCAATGACATCAGGATTATTTATACGATCGGGTGAAATTTCATACTCGATATTTTCAGAGATAATACCGTCGCTTTCTTCGAGATCCCAAGACCATTGTTGACCTTCTTTGGCTTCCAACCCTTGTAAATCTTGCCACTCTCCTGTGGACGCTTCTAAGGGTTCAACTGTTTCCACATTGGTAACCGAGGGTTCATTGGCCAATACCTCAGGCAAAGAAGCCACGATCGCACTTAAAATCATCATACTGATAAAAGCAGGCCAAAGATAATTCACAAGTCGTAAAGGTTTCATAAGTTATTCGGTGACTCAATCAAAATAAAGACTAGGCTAATCAGCCCTATTTATTAAGATAATCAAAACTCAAAAAGATGCAATGTATCAAAAGTATCAAGTGGAAGGTGTTAGGGGGAGCAGGGAGCAGAGGGAGCAGGGAGCAGGGGAGATAAAGTAAAAAGAATATTAATTAAGTCTCTAGTAACTTGTGAGAATTGGTATAATAAAGCTTGTTATTTCCATAGAATATAAACTTTTTAGCTTTGAGTACGTTCACGATTCAAATAGACTAGCTATAGACACTAATTCCCTACAATTTATTAATAAGTGGGACTTTCTTCATATCCCATCATTTGTAGTTGATATAAACTGTGATATAAGCCTTTTTCCCTCAGTAATTGTTGATGGCTTCCTGACTCAATAATCATACCTTCTTTCAATACAAAAATTTTATCCACATCACGAATGGTTGATAAGCGATGGGCAATAATAACGGCTGTTCTATTAATTAATAGCTTTTGTAAAGCTTCTTGAATCAAAGCTTCGGTTTGCACGTCTAAACTTGCAGTTGCTTCGTCTAACACTAAAATGTGAGGGTTACGAATAGCGACTCTAGCAAAGGCTAATAATTGTTTTTGTCCTCCTGATAAATTAGTTCCTCTTTCTCGTAGTTGGGTATGATAACCTTGGGGTAAGTCTTCAATTAAATGATGAACATTGGTTAATTTAGCTGCTTGTTGTACTGCTTCTAAAGAATAATTTTCCCCTAAAGTAATATTTCGTTTCACATCTCCTGCAAACAAAAAACTCTCTTGTAAAATCATTCCCACATATTGTCTTAATTCTTTTTTAGAAATATCCCTAATATCAACCCCATCAATAAGAATTCTTCCTTTTGTGGGTTCATATAAACGGGAAAGAAGACGAATAATGGAACTTTTTCCGGCACCTGTTGGACCGACTAAGGCTACCTTTTCCCCTGGAGAAATAGTAAAATTTAGGTCTTTAAGAACAAATTCATCGGGTTTATACCCAAACCAAACATGATCAAAACAAATTTCTCCTACCTTATCTTGATATTTTCTACTGTCTAAAAATTGAATATTTTTATCGCTTTCTTTGATTTCTATGGGTTCTTTCATTAACTCTGTAATCCGTTCAATAGCAGTAAAACCAGCCTGAAACATGGTAAATTTATCTGCAAATTGACGTAAAGGATTAAACAGACGTTGGGCGTATAAAATAAAAGCTGATAAGGTTCCGAATGTAATGGTATCATCAATAATAAACATACCCCCTAACCAAAGAACCGAAGCGATCGCCACTAAACTAATCCATTCTAAAGTGGCAGAAACCGCCGAATCATGAAAAATTGTTTTATTCGTTGCCTGACGATAATCACTATTAATTGCCCGAAATAATTCACTATTAAATTGTTCCCGTCGAAATAATTGAACCACATTAATTCCTGCTAAATTTTCTTGTAACATGGAATTGAGTTCTGATAATTTTTCCCTTGATTTATAGTTAGCTTTACGATACTGTCTTTGAAAGTATATGATTAAGACTGTAATGGGAAGCATCATTAATACCAACATCAAGGCTAATTGCGCCTGAACTGTGAACATGGTAACAATGATAAACAGGATATAAATCGTATCACTAATAACTCCAATCGCACCACTGGCAAACACATCTCCTAATGCTTCAACATCACTGGTTAAACGAGTAATTAAACGTCCCACAGGGGTGCGATTAAAAAAACTAATTCCAAGGGAAGTAACATGGGTAAATAAATCGTCTCGTATCGCTGCTGTAATATTTTGTCCTAATTTTTGAACAATAAAGCCTTGAGTAGATGAACAAACTAAACGAATAATAATAGTAACTAATAATAAAATAATTAAAAATTGTAATCCTTTTTCCAAGGAAAATTGTTGTAAAAAGCCCCAAGTTTTTTCCTGACGCAATAAAGATACTGCTTGTCCGATAATCAGAGGTTGTATTGCTCCGGCGATAGATAAAGGCAACAATAAGGAAACAGACAATAATAATAAGCGAGGATAACGACGTAGATAGGGTATTAGTTTTAGAATTAATCTGCGATCGCTGGTTCGTAAATCCTTGACAGATTCCTTCAACTGTGCATCAGGAGAAATGGCCATAAATGGGAAAAGATTAATAACTGTTACTTAACTTAACACGGTAACACATCTAAAGTCTTGAGTAACACTAAGCCATTAAGGAAGCCAGTTAATATCTAATAGCTGTTCTAATGTATAAGGGGAAATTTTCGGTAACGTTTCTAGGCGAGTTTTTTTAGTCACATATCTCAGGGCATCATTGTAAATGTTATTATATTCTTCCTTCTTCTAAATGTTGATATAAATTCGTTGTCAAGTGTCGGTTTAATTGAGTGCGAAAACCATCAATCTCCGCTTTTTTTACATCTAAATTAAATTTATGGTGGGCAATGCCCACCCCATAGTATTAGAAAAACCAGCCGTAAGAATGTAAGCCTTTTCCTAATAAATTAACTCCTAAATAACACACCCAAACCACTACAAAACCACTAGCAGCCAAAATAGCTGGTTTACGTCCTTGCCAACCTTTGGTGATACGAGCATGAAGATAGGCAGCAAATACCAACCAAGTGATTAACGCCCAGGTTTCTTTCGGGTCCCAACTCCAATAAGATCCCCAAGCTTCATTGGCCCAAACTGCTCCGGCGATAATGCCAATGGTGAGGAGAGGAAACCCTAAGCCAATAATACGATAACTAATATTATCGAGGGTATCTGCTAAATTGAGCCGTTGAGGAGAAAGCGTAACGGTTTCAGGTTTAACGGCAACGCTTTCTAGGATTGCTGTTCCTCCACTGCCGTTGCTTTGGGTTAAATTAACAGTAGTTTGTTTATGATTATTATTGAGTAATGAGCGTCCTAACTTATCCCGATAACCTCCAGTACCTACGGAACTCCCTTTGAGTTCAATATCTCGGTTACGAGTTACTACTAGAAAGGCGATGGCTAAGACTGAGCCCACCATTAAGGTCGCATAGCTCAACATCATGACACTAACGTGCATCATTAACCAGTTGGATTTTAACGCAGGAACCAGAGGGGCAGAGGTTTGCATTTCTGGGGGTAAAGACAGGGCTGCAAAGGCAGTAATTCCCATCGCCACAGGGGTTGTCACCACCCCAACTAAGGCACTGCGACTCATTTGTTCCGCCACTAGGTGAATGGCTGTCACACCCCAAGCTAAGAAAAATAAGGACTCATAGAGATTACTGAGGGGAAAATAGCCAGCTTCTAACCATCGGGCCCCCAACAGCGTTGCCATACATAAATTAGCGATCGCCACTCCGGTCGTCCCTAAAGTCGGCAACCAGGTTACATTAGGAAAAGCAGCACCAGCCCAATAAATGAGCATGGTTAAGAATAACAATAGAAAAGAACTATTATCGAGAAAATTTTGTAACGTTATTAAATCCATAGGTTTGAATCTTCCAATGAGAAGTTATTGTTTAGATTAACAATAGGTTAAAGGGACAACGACAAAATCCCCTCTGATCCAGCCTATTGCTTGAGATTCAAGAAATTGAACCTTGATCCAAGGGGTTCGACTTGATCCGGTCCTGTTTGACATTGTGACGTACTCCCAACCCTGACCGCAAACGGTACAGGATGGGCTTCTCGCAGGGAAAGCTAAAACTTTAATGCGATCCCCTACTAACCCATAACCCAAAGAATCAGAAGCAATACTCGGCCCTTTACGGAGGTTAATGCGAGAGTTGGGGTCATTGGCCGTTAAAATAGTAATATCTGTCTTAACAAAATCCCCTCTGATCCAACCGATCGCTCCGGATTTGGCAAATTTTACTTTAATCCAGGGGACTCTTGGTTGACCGCCTGATCCTTTATTGAAGTCTAATAAGCTGACTTGATCTCCAGGTAAACTATAGCCTAATGAAGCAGAATTAACGCTGGGTTGAGAACGTAAATTAATACGAGAATTGGGATCATTCGCCACTAAAATAGTTTCATCAATGGCGGTTTGCGCTAACCCAGGGAAAACCGAAGTGATGGATAGGGTTAACCCCAAACAACAATTCAATAATAATCTCAACCAAACATTAGTCATTGTTTTTTTTGTGTTCATGACAGTTCCAGGTTACACAAGAGAAAAGTGGGTCATTGTGGGGTAAAATCGGCCATATTTTAGAGCTAACTTCTTACTATGAATTTTTTCGAGAAATTAACCCAACGGATCACTAATTACAACACTTTATTGATCCTTGGTCTTGATCCTAACCCAGAAATGATGCCTCAAGACGAAGATAGCTATCAAGGGCAACAAAGTTTAATTATTGCCTTAGAAAGTTGGTTAAAATGGATCATTGAACAAACATCAGGATTAGTGTGTGCATATAAACCAACCCTGGGCTTTTATGAAGCGTTGGGTAGTGAAGGATTAGACTTGTTATTAAAGGTTATTCAGGCTATTCCTGATGATATTCCTATCATTTTAGACGCAAAACATGGAGATATTAATACAAGTACCATTTTTGCCAAAACTATTTTTGAACAGTGGAA from Crocosphaera subtropica ATCC 51142 includes these protein-coding regions:
- a CDS encoding pentapeptide repeat-containing protein, which encodes MIKITSISLTALLTGFGLVLPVRAENLAHLSQLLSTKQCQLCDLTGSGLVMADLSGASLIGANLAGANLSQANLAGADLRGANLTGASLYGANLTGANLSSAILAGTDLRDSYLTNANLTGTNLANAYVQGAKGISQTAGTPELFYGWGLIETKEGNYQEAIAHHNKALILDSEFAPAYLARGYALLRLGNENGAVLNAKMASQLYEKQENTQGKELAESFVENIEAMQEARRKGGGTPGLDNIVRGVASLALRFLLQGGF
- a CDS encoding 6-pyruvoyl trahydropterin synthase family protein, with the translated sequence MQCVINRRAQFSASHRYWIPEWDEAKNKQVFGACSHFPGHGHNYVLFVSLWGEIDQYGMVENLSTVKQVIKGEVTSQLDYAYLNDVWEEFQTTLPTTENLARVIWQRLADHLPIVKIQLFEHPQLWAEYQGNAMKATLTIQTHFSAAHRLALPHLSLEENTEIYGKCARTHGHGHNYHLEVSVSGEIDPRTGMIVDLGKLQTIVEDYVVEPFDHNFLNKDIPYFAEVVPTAENIALYIAQLLEKPIKDLGVQLEKVKLIESPNNSCEIYCGASAESFKTPSQQAPQLVTLH
- a CDS encoding CAAD domain-containing protein; translation: MESKVQEQTTPKDLSSEAPGTLTKSSSMGDQPWQEWVAPVVDILAKVPEYVGEFFSEYKQPLTTVGLLLLAIISVKIIVAVLGAIDDIPLLAPLLEMVGLGYTAWFVWRYLWKASNRKELLAEFDAIKNQMFGDNA
- a CDS encoding DUF1036 domain-containing protein — translated: MMKKSLGLCSLIVMGAGLGELALSPERAQASELCNYRNEIIRVSGAYINGDDTWVTQGWWLVEPGECMVYPDNWYTYVQVDRHQTVERTYLLELEDEEIQTVELCVLQDRYTFYNGETFEVCDKHHYGFTDNSMQTFYLIGARRELIEYTQ
- a CDS encoding ABC transporter ATP-binding protein, with translation MAISPDAQLKESVKDLRTSDRRLILKLIPYLRRYPRLLLLSVSLLLPLSIAGAIQPLIIGQAVSLLRQEKTWGFLQQFSLEKGLQFLIILLLVTIIIRLVCSSTQGFIVQKLGQNITAAIRDDLFTHVTSLGISFFNRTPVGRLITRLTSDVEALGDVFASGAIGVISDTIYILFIIVTMFTVQAQLALMLVLMMLPITVLIIYFQRQYRKANYKSREKLSELNSMLQENLAGINVVQLFRREQFNSELFRAINSDYRQATNKTIFHDSAVSATLEWISLVAIASVLWLGGMFIIDDTITFGTLSAFILYAQRLFNPLRQFADKFTMFQAGFTAIERITELMKEPIEIKESDKNIQFLDSRKYQDKVGEICFDHVWFGYKPDEFVLKDLNFTISPGEKVALVGPTGAGKSSIIRLLSRLYEPTKGRILIDGVDIRDISKKELRQYVGMILQESFLFAGDVKRNITLGENYSLEAVQQAAKLTNVHHLIEDLPQGYHTQLRERGTNLSGGQKQLLAFARVAIRNPHILVLDEATASLDVQTEALIQEALQKLLINRTAVIIAHRLSTIRDVDKIFVLKEGMIIESGSHQQLLREKGLYHSLYQLQMMGYEESPTY
- the ccsB gene encoding c-type cytochrome biogenesis protein CcsB codes for the protein MDLITLQNFLDNSSFLLLFLTMLIYWAGAAFPNVTWLPTLGTTGVAIANLCMATLLGARWLEAGYFPLSNLYESLFFLAWGVTAIHLVAEQMSRSALVGVVTTPVAMGITAFAALSLPPEMQTSAPLVPALKSNWLMMHVSVMMLSYATLMVGSVLAIAFLVVTRNRDIELKGSSVGTGGYRDKLGRSLLNNNHKQTTVNLTQSNGSGGTAILESVAVKPETVTLSPQRLNLADTLDNISYRIIGLGFPLLTIGIIAGAVWANEAWGSYWSWDPKETWALITWLVFAAYLHARITKGWQGRKPAILAASGFVVVWVCYLGVNLLGKGLHSYGWFF
- a CDS encoding SH3 domain-containing protein → MNTKKTMTNVWLRLLLNCCLGLTLSITSVFPGLAQTAIDETILVANDPNSRINLRSQPSVNSASLGYSLPGDQVSLLDFNKGSGGQPRVPWIKVKFAKSGAIGWIRGDFVKTDITILTANDPNSRINLRKGPSIASDSLGYGLVGDRIKVLAFPARSPSCTVCGQGWEYVTMSNRTGSSRTPWIKVQFLESQAIGWIRGDFVVVPLTYC